In Crassostrea angulata isolate pt1a10 chromosome 6, ASM2561291v2, whole genome shotgun sequence, a genomic segment contains:
- the LOC128187655 gene encoding angiopoietin-4-like, with translation MESACVKNLYNCMTVIRQENNIAMANNSNLAKMFGILIQTLLLLSINEYVMSEEIGNVFKDSALNLMKTGLEQFSQGIEKMMLKRFDGENTIVETKLQDMIETIKKDIVDEQNEFIKNLSSQSSAKDEKIIEQLSTIQTKQRLLRQEIASIRSSFSGNANTKTSVRMETTGYKASALKANESNGQNISDLQNSVYTLSTEYSKEKLKRQTLTDLLIFYNESFPTMQAEQRLLKQEFVSITTNLTETIGEKFSYLVSTIHTGHHNLSQEMASVTANLSSIDDIQLNQKISNLNKAFDGLSDQLQNEQAAMLSMIDSVVLRVNKTLSVCSRKIGEEIDNVETNVINVIQDELENFALVLGNNSAKSEKALGNLRNSTLFVVEQFSTGEAVNILRNMEIIGQSLLKVHDILGFDCAENFEKHSYTRGRNGVYNIIGLLYKPTSVYCDMTTDYGRWTVIHRRINGSVDFYRNWTEYKNGFGNADHEYWIGNDMLHRLTSLKPQELRVDMERFNGEKAYAVYSRFSVGDETSKYKLAVEGYSGNAGNYTVQ, from the exons ATGGAGAGTGCTTGTGTG AAAAATCTGTACAATTGTATGACTGTTATTCGTCAAGAGAACAACATTGCAATGgcaaataactcaaatttggCAAAGATGTTTGGAATACTGATTCAGACTTTATTACTTCTGTCAATAAATGAATATGTGATGAGTGAGGAGATAGGAAATGTGTTTAAAGACTCGGCGTTAAACTTAATGAAAACCGGCCTGGAGCAATTTAGTCAGGGTATTGAAAAGATGATGCTGAAAAGGTTTGATGGAGAAAATACAATAGTAGAAACAAAGCTTCAGGATATGATAGAGACAATCAAAAAGGATATTGTCGATGAgcaaaatgaatttattaaaaatttgagtaGTCAATCTTCAGCCAAAGATGAGAAAATAATTGAACAACTTTCCACTATTCAAACTAAGCAACGACTCCTAAGACAGGAAATTGCGTCCATTAGATCCAGTTTTTCTGGAAACGCTAATACGAAAACCAGTGTTCGTATGGAGACAACAGGCTACAAGGCATCTGCATTGAAAGCCAATGAAAGTAACGGACAAAATATAAGTGATCTGCAAAATTCAGTTTACACCCTCTCTACAGAGTACAGCAAGGAGAAGTTAAAACGCCAAACTTTAACagatttacttatattttacaatgaaagTTTCCCTACAATGCAAGCTGAGCAGCGGCTGCTTAAACAGGAATTCGTGTCCATTACAACCAATTTGACTGAAACAATTGGTGAAAAATTTAGTTATCTAGTTTCAACTATTCATACTGGACATCACAATTTAAGCCAGGAAATGGCGTCCGTTACAGCCAATTTGTCCAGCATAGATGATATTCAACTGAACCAAAAGATAAGCAATTTGAACAAAGCATTTGATGGGCTATCTGATCAGTTACAAAACGAACAGGCTGCCATGCTATCTATGATTGACTCCGTTGTCCTTAGAGTCAACAAAACACTGTCTGTATGTTCAAGGAAAATAGGGGAGGAAATTGACAATGTAGAAACAAATGTAATAAATGTGATTCAAGATGAACTAGAAAATTTTGCACTCGTTCTTGGAAATAATAGTGCGAAAAGTGAAAAAGCTCTTGGCAATTTAAGAAATTCGACTTTGTTTGTGGTCGAGCAGTTTTCTACAGGAGAAGCTGTAAATATTCTTCGGAATATGGAAATAATTGGCCAGTCTCTTCTTAAGGTGCATGACATACTGGGTTTTGATTGTgcggaaaattttgaaaaacactCATATACCAGAGGGAGAAACGGGGTGTACAATATCATAGGTTTATTATATAAACCTACGTCCGTATACTGTGATATGACCACTGACTATGGAAGATGGACA GTAATTCATCGGAGAATAAATGGATCAGTGGACTTTTACCGAAACTGGACGGAATACAAGAACGGATTTGGAAATGCTGATCACGAGTATTGGATTg GAAATGACATGCTACATAGATTGACATCACTGAAGCCCCAGGAACTGCGAGTTGATATGGAAAGATTCAACGGAGAAAAGGCATATGCTGTCTACTCTCGGTTTTCTGTCGGCGATGAGACCAGTAAATATAAATTGGCGGTGGAAGGGTACAGTGGGAATGCGGGTAATTATACTGTGCAGTAA
- the LOC128189936 gene encoding uncharacterized protein LOC128189936 has protein sequence MGRLFKISILFSIFAIMNGYDLVHDLKDRQKSADQALDYMKIGLQKFSKGIEKMVMKRLEGVENIVDENIKQMIGNATRNIEDQSTDQSEKISEKLLSTLVDKKISDLLFTTQIEQRLFRQEMVSVTSILFGKLEKISDVISVTQTEQRLFNEEIKFLSTNLSERIDQKISDLITTTQTEQRHFRQKFDYFMTNLTKNVEEKS, from the coding sequence ATGGGTCGACTATTCAAAATatcgattttgttttcaatatttgcAATAATGAACGGATATGATCTAGTTCATGATTTAAAAGATCGTCAGAAGTCCGCAGATCAAGCTTTAGATTACATGAAAATTGGGTTGCAGAAATTTAGTAAAGGTATTGAAAAGATGGTGATGAAGAGACTTGAGGGAGTCGAAAACATTGTTGacgaaaatataaaacaaatgatagGAAATGCTACAAGGAACATTGAAGATCAATCCACAGACCAAAGTGAAAAAATCAGCGAAAAACTACTTTCCACTTTAGTtgataagaaaatcagtgactTACTTTTCACCACCCAGATCGAGCAGCGTCTTTTCAGACAGGAAATGGTGTCCGTCACATCCATTTTATTTGGGAAACTAGAAAAAATCAGTGATGTTATTTCCGTAACTCAGACCGAACAACGACTTTTTAACGAGGAAATTAAGTTTCTTTCAACTAATTTATCTGAGAGAATTGATCAGAAAATCAGTGATCTTATTACCACGACTCAGACCGAACAACGACACTTCCGCcaaaaatttgactattttatGACAAATCTGACTAAAAATGTTGAAGAAAAATCATAG